The sequence ttgtaaaatcaaataaaagtgatttcaaaaaagaaaaggacaacATTCAATAACCACCAATGACTCTTAAACTGGGCATTTAACAGCACCATCCTGTAAATGTCAAGTTCCGACTGGGACATTACCAATTTGCTCCGCTGGTTCCGCCCTCTTCCCCAGTTTGTGGAATCGCGAGCCACTCAGGCAGAGATAGCAATGGCACAGCTTTATTGGCACAGACACGCGAGAGGAACAGGTCTGGACATTTACAAAACGCTCAAAACTTTAGAATCTGCattgctgcctcttccttccccGCTTGGATTGGCCTGGGAAACGGGTCACTTAGGCTTCTCCTTCCAAGTCCTCAGAGCTTCGCCGTCCAAAGTCCATCCAGCTGGGGTAATGAGCCTCTGGGTCCTGCACTCTGCCAGCAAATTCTGCAGTTGGGGACGAGACACGGTGCAATTAACTTGAAGGCAGGCGGTGGATTGGCAAAACCTGCCCTCAATCTCAGTCCTGCCAGCCCACTCTCTGCAGATCATCAAGAGCTGATGGGGTCTACTGGAGTTTTCCTCCTAGGGCTAATAGCAGCTTCAGGGCAAGGGATTTACGGTACATCAAGACcctggcagggggggggggagatggctgAAAAAAACACCCCTCCCTGTCTCTGCCTCCAGCATCCCCAGTTCTGACTGCCTACCCTCTGCtgtcattttaaaacaaagcGAGTTAGTCACATTCAGTTCATTAATACAATGTACCGTTTTCTCTCTCGCAACTTGGAAGCAATTCCACTACCAATGGAGACCACAAAGTACTTCTTTGGCATCCTGAGTTTCCAAAAGTTAGAGGTTTTAAACTGTGTTCTCAGAGCAGTATGGAAACACTTGAAAACCACCCAGACAGTTTAAAGATTGAAGCCAGGGAGTGGTTtgcctgtgactctccagatctTTTTGGAAGTATGGTTCCCATCATCTCCCCTGATCAttgggccatgttggctgaggctgatgggaatccaAACAGCAGAGGACCACAGGTCTGTCACTCCTGGTTCAATCAATAAGGAGGCAGGTTTACATTCAGATTGGAGGGTCCCCACTCGGCTCACTTCAAATCTGCCTTCCCTGTCCAGGGttgaggactggggggggggggggaatggcagtgCAAATTTGAAGCAGAAGCTCGCTCTGCACAGTACTGATCGGCAGCACCCTCTAAGATGTCGTCGATAAACCTGTTCCTTCATCCTGTAGTGGGTTTTGCATTTATCGCTTTAAGCCCCCCCATTAAAACTAATGAGGGGTGAGTGAATGCATGAATATTCATAACATACTTGCATGTATTTAATACCATGCATGTGGGGAGGAGCAAGACGGAGGGCTgagcaaatattttatttaatgctTCACCTGTTATTTCATTTGCACGGCAAGCTTGGCGGAGGGAGATGCACACCTGTTAGTTCTCTTCACACTTTGGGAGTGCCTCTCTTGCTCTGAAGGAGCCCAGCCTTCCACTAACATCATCCGGAAAGGTCTTACTGAGAATGTAAGAAGCATGTGTGTGCAGTTTCTCCTACCTGTACGGAGGTAAGGCAGGAACTGGGCAACCAAATCCTTCTGGTCCTCAGACAGATGTCCTGGCCACTCCCTGCGGATGGGACCGCCACTGCTGCTCCTCTGCATCTTCTCCTGTTGTGGTCCAGCCTTGGCTTGCCTGCTGAGCCTGCCACCCCCCTGATAGGATGTGGACACAGATCTTAAGAGGCTTGTGGCTATGAAGGTGGTCAGCAGCAGGCTGGTAAGTACCTTGGTGTGCATGCCTGGAACTTGGAAGATAGTAAGAGGAGGACTTTAGGGGGGACGTTGCCCAGCATCAAATAAATTACGGAGCTGATTAAGTTCTATTGCATAGCCTGAATTGCTGTTTACCTACCTTTGGTTaacctaatgtacacatttatgCCATCATGCATTTGCTAGCCTTTAAAGTCTAAACTAGTGGTTCCCAGTTGGTGGACTGAGGACCCACCAGTTGTAGtgccagccaaccagatgcctacaagCAATTCAGGAGTGCCGCAGCGCTCTCTCTACTAGGCAGCCCCAGGAACTGGTGTTAAGAGGCACTGCCTTCAATACCGGAGACAGGACACCCCTGCCATGATTCTAGTagccattagaatcatagaattgttggaagggaccccaagagttatttagtccaagcccctgcaatgaaggaatctcaactaaagcatccatggcagatagccgtccaacctctgcttaaacacctccaaggaaggagagtccacaaccttctgatgGAGATGGTACCATCGTCAAACAGTTCTTATTTGCCTTATTTCCATGTAGTTCCTCCAACCCCTTTTTAAAGCCACGTTGATGGCCATCAGAACAGATCTCCCAGTTTCAGTCTGCACTCTGCGGAAGCATGCCCTTTTGCGTGTCCTGAATCTTTTAGATCATGCATCTAAAAAACCCTATCTACTCATGAGTAGCCTTCCCCAACTGGACGTCCTCCAGATgtcttagactacaactcccatcaatctcaGTGGATAGGTGTTatagtcccaaacacctggatgGCACCTGGCTGGGGAAGGCATGACTCAAGGGTTCCTTCTCCTTACCTGTCGGGCGTCCTCCGTCAGTGCTCTGCTTCTGTCTCAACAGGATTCTCTCTTCTTCTCCAAAGCAGTGAGGTGCCTTCTTAAAGGCTTGTTGGCTTGCTCCTCCCCCTGATGGAGAGAGCTCCTCCTACTCTCTTTTACATCAGTGGTACAGGATCAATTCCTGCGAGGGAGGGGGGATATCTTTCCGCCCATTCCTTCCCTATCTTTTATTGGTCACCAGTGAAAGCTGCTTTCCTGCAGCCACTTAAAACTCAGATAAGCCATTTCAATAAAAGCCCAGCATTCTGAGGACcgttcagccttccccaacccactgctctccagatgttcttggactccagctcccatcatcccttgctggcacggccaatggtcagggatgatgggagttgtattccataCCATCTGGAGAGCACCGGATGGAGAAGGCTGGTGTAAGGCAACTCGACAGGAGCTAGATTTCTTGGGGGTCTGTTTTAAGGGGACAGTGGGAGGTGGTAGCATAGGTCAAGCCCCTGTCTATCTTCTTAGAGTGATCATCCCCCAAGCCTCCTCAAATCTCAGTTTTTTTCCttgggtagctttaaaagaggatatgcctttgaataccagttgctgtgaatcacagGTCAACACACACCACAATTGCCTCATTACGTAAATCATGTTCAGAATaccacaacacattaaaacagtgaatcaaacaat comes from Podarcis raffonei isolate rPodRaf1 chromosome 13, rPodRaf1.pri, whole genome shotgun sequence and encodes:
- the LOC128401014 gene encoding gastrin/cholecystokinin-like peptide, whose translation is MHTKVLTSLLLTTFIATSLLRSVSTSYQGGGRLSRQAKAGPQQEKMQRSSSGGPIRREWPGHLSEDQKDLVAQFLPYLRTEFAGRVQDPEAHYPSWMDFGRRSSEDLEGEA